agttgtagttACAACTACTTCAGGTAGTTCAAATGAAAGTAAAGATCCCTGCCCCAACTCCCATCCTGACCTTACTCAAAACACTGCCTTGATTTTCcagcagttttttaaatttttaaattaaattgtgaAACTGAAGAGAAACCCATCTATCCCACACCCTCCACTTCCTGGAAGGATCATAGCCAAACTATTTCCAAAAAATGAGGATCTATACTCTTTGTTAAGACATCCAGAGATGGAGATTTCCCACTGGGTTatgaattaggaagaaaaacagcaaagacaGAAAGCTActattttgctttcaaaatatcAGTTTTGAATGAGCAAATCCTTTTAAAGAGGCTTATAAATCTATGATCTTCTATAGTCTAAAGGCTGCATTATTATAGCCTAATCAGGATTGTAGGTGCTGTATTTGAAGCATGGTCTGATAATTTGTTAAATGATTATTCTCAGAGATGAAACAGTACatgtagccaaaaaaaaaaaaaaaaaaaaaaaaaaatttcccctgtGATTTCAATTGCCCAAAGTTCTTATAGGCAAAAatagaggaaggggaggagaagccTAAATCTGTGACAGATGGAATCAATGTAATAAACTTATGTGCTCTTGAGAGATGTGTGTCCATAATTTAAGTCAccactattggggcgcctgggtggcgcagtcggttaagcgtcagacgtcaaccaggtcacgatctcgcgctccgtgagttcgagccccgcgtcaggctctgggctgatggctcagagcctggagcctgtttccgattctgtgtctccctctctccctgcccctcccccgttcatgctctgtctctctctgtcccaaaaataaataaacgttgaaaaaaaaatttaaaaaaataaaagtcaccacTATGGATATTTCAAGTCATTTGATGCTAATGCAAGTATCTTCAAAGTCCAATATGTGAGAAGCAAGAGAACAGAGTTATTTAACAaaattatcatttgttttctgatttgtctcacctatatttttgtgttttcctaaGATCTGGACAGCATTATCAGCCaagaaaataaagggaatatGTATATTCTGTCTATATTTTGTgatgttttttaacatttgctttaaatTATAAAGAAGAGATAAAGTGGAGAGTCAAGATCCAATTTCCAGTTTCAATGCTCTTCATGCATTAAAAAGTGgcataaaataggggcgcctaggtggctcaatccgttaagcctccgacttcagctcaggtcataatctctcagtccctgagttcgagcccacgtggCTGCTTGGAGTACCTTGGTGAAAAAATGATCCAGAGGCCACATGTAGTGCAGTCTCAGAGAGTGATTTGATTGACAGGTACTGTCTGTCATGCCAACcagtttctcaaaaagagaaagcagggggaGGAAAGCACAAATACTGTATACTGGTTATTCAAAAGGCGTTTTTTATTCGCTTTaacacagataattttttttacagttgaaaCAAAATTTCTGATACACAATTTTGAGGTTTTAACAGCACCTACGAGGAGAGGATTGTGGAATACCTCAAGGTAAAATAGAGATGGCTAAGGCAGGCACAAATTAACCTGAAATTCATCAATCCACTTGAAGACATATGGAATCTGAGGCCCCCTGAATGTTAGCCTAATACATGacaataaactaaaaatttttcTGTATGATGTTTTAATGGACTATTGAAAAAAGTATAGTTCCAAttagaaatattcaaaaaatccagtgttaattttaaaaaacgttCTGAAAATACAGCACTGCATATTCTAGTGTACACAATTTCTAAGCCTATATGCACAGTTCCTGGTACTCAGAGATTTCAGCCTTTGGTGTTTGATAATTTTACCCAAACTGTATGTCAGCACCCCACTGAGTGTTACTCACCAAAAATGCCACTGTTTTTATCACTTAGTGTTAACTGCTTTTATTAAGATATTGTGTAGTGATTTGGCAGAAGAAAATTGGTATGGCTAAGAGGAAAGGGGCTTCAGATGACCTGTCAATAAAATTAACACTTGCCTTGGTTAGACAGGAGGTCTATGAATAGAATacccacataattttttttttttttacttaaatgacCACATGCCATTCTAATAGTGACAAGTACTTTTGTGAGTGGATGAAGGTCTTTACATAAGCCTGAGATCTACAAATAGAAACTATTATAAGCAAAGTGCAAGTAGAAAGAGAAGGCCCCAGGTCTCATGCACTTAAAAACAATTAGCATTTAACAGTTCTGATGTACAGATTTTCACCCTAACATAATTGTAGCAAAACAATCATAGAACTTGGAAATCAGTGTGGCTGGCTGTAGGCATAGGCAGGATAGGGACCATTACTTAAGAGCTGTGGGGTCCCGGTTCTGCTTTGGACTTCTGGTCTCAAAATTACTTGGACAAAGGGGTCACGACtatatttaaattagaaatattgaATATGACTGGGTTGAAATACCATCTTCCACTTGTCTGTGTAGTCCAAAATTCCCAGAGCTCTTAAAGTACATAAGGTCCCATGTGTAAGGCTGATTCCATATGCGGTGACAATGGAGAGTTCTAGGTTGTATTCCTGTAAAAGCTTCTGCTTCCTCCCCAGCCTACATGTCTTTTGGGGGGTCATTTCTAACTGTCCCTTACTACCTTGGGTCACTATTTTTATCATAGATGTTTTAAAAGTACAGATTAAAAACTCTGCAGGACAAACAGATCTTAGACTGCAAGACAACAAGAACTAGACTGCATATCTATAATACAGtatttagagctggaaggaaccttAAACCAAACATCTAGCcagtacagaaaatatttttatggtattttaacAGATGGTCATCTAGTATCTTCTTGAATATTTTCATTGGAAGGGAGTTCACTATTAAGGCAGTCCATTCCACTGTGGGACAACTCTGTGAGAAATTCATTCCACCACTGGGTTAAAGTCGGCTCTCTTGTTACTTTCAACATCCTAGTTTGTCAAGCTGAACATACAGTGAAACATACAAGATATTAGTTCCTTCTACAATCAGTATTTGAATTAAGGAACCTTGTGAGAAAAGGTCATTACCCATCCACTCCCCACTCTTTTCTGAAGGTTTCTCTGAGAACAGAGCATGGTGGATCAAAGGACCATCAAAATTATCAGCAGACAGTACTGCATCCAAAGTCATATATTAAGCAACATTGCTAAATTGATAAGAGGTTGTCAGAGAAGCAACATCCCTATGCAGCAAAAGGAGACTTATGAAGTAAAAGCAGACCAACCATTTATTTGCAAGAGTGGTGGGTATATTTAAGCATAATCCATTCACTAGTACCATGTTACTTCAAACACAAAGAGTATAATCAAGTTACACTGACATCAGTGTATCTCTTATTGAGATACTTTTTGAAAAGCCCACATGGTAACAAATCACATATAAGGACTTAAACAAGGCAGTGTACATCATTATACTCTTACAATACGAATTATTACAACCTTTTTATAATTGAAGCTTAGGACATCCttgtttgcattattattttttcattgtaacACAGCTCAAGAgtcttattctttttcctttggcaGAAATGTCAGAAACTGCTTGCCAAGAGTTCATGGTGACATTTGTTAGCTGATTAATGGAACACTTTAAGGGACAGCTGTAGCTCCTTAACTCCTTCATGCTATTGGGTTCTAAGTTTAAACtgcaatttgaaaaatatttaaatctctcAGGACCAAAGCTTTCTGAAATGCCCTGATACAcacaagaaggaaacagaagaaatcacaaaaaataCACTTGGCTtgacaaagctttttttttttttttaatcactctaCAACCTCAATTTGAAAGGCTCTGACATACATCCACAACCTTCTACCTTTTACGTGTGTGTGCACTCTTAGAGGGGCACAGTTATTCTGACACTATTGACTGAACAATTTGGGGCACACTTTTAAAAGGCTTCCTACTTTTAACAGCATGAAGATCCTGCTTTGGAGCCACTGTTCAAGTCAATAGTGTGACCTAACATGCAATGTTCCAGCTGTTCCTCTACAGCCAACACCTGCCTGACAGCTTCTTCAAAGGCTACTGTCACATTAGTATCATCTTTGGCACTTGTTTCTAGATAAGGGTAATCCCCATTCTCCATGCACCAGGTTTGTGCCTCCTCAGTAGTCACTTGCCTATCCTCTTTGTCTACCTTGTTACCCAGAACTACAAAGGGGAAGTGCTCAGGGTCTTTCACATCAGCATAGTAGATGAATTCTTTCTGCCAGTTACCAAGGTTCTCAAAGCTCTGCCGGTCATCCACACTGAAGGTCAAGAGGCAGCAGTCTGCTCCCCTGTAGAAGGGTGTCCTAAGGCTCTTGAAACGCTCCTGCCCTGCAGTGTCCCAGATCTGGAGAGTTACAAAACGTCCATCTACCTCCAGATCTCGATTTAAGAACTCTACCCCTATGGTGTGAAAAGCCTGGGAGTCAAATTTATTGGTTACATAACGGTTCATAAGTGAGCTTTTCCCAACTCCACCATCACCCAAGAGAATAACCTTTAAGAGCAAGGATTTCCCACTCATTGTTGCAGCACCAGATGGGGAGGAGTTTATAACCAAGAGaacctgaaaataaaagaaaaagtaggaggTAAAACATTTAAACCTGGAACTGAAATCAACTTTATAGTAAAATTTTGTGAATTATATAACCTAATAATTTAACTTCTCTTGATTCATGCTCACTAACTATATTATATAGTACAACAGAAGGAATAAAATTCTTTTTGCATACAAGGGAAAAAAGGTCTTGTTTTTCTGAGGTCTTTTGCCTGTGCCAGGAAAATGGCTGAATGCCATGGGTAAATGGACTAGCAGATGGTGCTATAATTTGGTTCAGTTCTGACCCTATTCTAGGGGAGAGAGCACAGAACAGGAATATCACTCAAATGTGTAACCATATTATTAGCTTCCAGTTTGGACAGGTCCAAACAAGAGGCAAACAGTATGAAATTGATTTGGAGTTTGAAGCCTGTTCATGATGGACCCAAGAATTATTGAGGAGAGAAAGCTGCATAAGCTGAAATTTTAATTCCGTCAGTAGAGTTTGGGGATACAATTAGACCTTGGAGGAGAGATAGAGGTCAAGTTTCTTCAGGAATTTGCCTTATTATACTTGCATTGATACAGATACCCTCACAAGTAAAGGATCTTCCATAATCTTTTCTTGATTGTTGGCTGGTATCATTATAGCGGCTATCATTTAGGAAGAAAATCTTGAATagcttattaatttttgtatgtaggtTCTAATACCATAATAGTACCAATGAAAATATACTGTAAACTTTAAATTGCTAATAATTATACAGTACCCTTCTTGTTACCTCAGCAACATGTCTGTACATGGGATATCTAGAATGCATCGTAACATAAAAAGATCAAATTTTACTGAACAATTAACCTGTACTAGATTTTGTTAAGTACTTTCACACTAGGTCTAGTGTGGGAACACAACAATGATGATGTTAATTGGGTGTTATTTATGCAAGAGACCCAAAGAGATGAAAACTAAATACTAATCAAAAGAGCACATGCAAAAGAACTTCTGGAGGTGCAcacatttgaaatgtaattttaaaaagcccagtAGTCCTTACTATTATGTTGGTGCATGtataataattgtatattttttataaatattcatttttaagagatcaaacgaaaaaatatatatacctaccCAGTTGGGTCTTTGTCACAATTttagtcttttcttttccttgttcttgttttgttctttcttctcagGGTTCTAGAAAACAGATTGGgaaggattattttaaaaaatctataataaaacaaagttaagGCTCTATATAAATATACTCAAGTcaggaaaaaaacagagcaaTCTCAACTTACCTACAGAGGATGCTTTTGACAAATATACTTAAGAGTTTAACATGCTACAAATATTTCACATGGACAAAATAACATTATTGCAAAAACTTTAATTTGTCCTAACAAGTGtacgttaggggcacctgggtggctcagtcggttgagcatccagctcttgattttggctcaggtcatgatctcagggttcgtgggtttgagtcttgtgttaggctctgtgctgacagtgcggggtccacttgggattctctctctccttctctctcagcccctcccctgcttgctctctctctgtctctctctcaaaaataaacaaacttaaaaaaaacccaagtgtacttaatgtgattttaaaagttttatattgtCTCTCCATTGAACTCTTCATTGAAAgtaaaggtaaagaaagaagatGATATTCACAATAGATGATATTCAGGAAAGGGAAAGCACAGAGGAGTCTAAGTTGTGTTGAAATTCTAAGTCAGAGATGAAATTCCTTCCCTTTATATCTACCAATGTTCACATCTCCAAGAAAGTTATTAATGCATTCAACAATCTGCCTCAAGGCTGTCTATGCAATTGATTCcagaagatcagagaagaaataattatGTTTGGGGATTCCCTGTTTATAATATATTCTCTTGgctaattattttacttattaattttgatCATCTGTCTTGAACACAGGTTTTAGTATTTAGCTGGCTTTATTATATTCAAACACAACTTCATTTAACATAATAGTTAATTATGGCAAGAGTGTTATCTAAGCAGTATCAAGAGTGCTGgtctaaagagaaaaaacagttCTTAGATTTTTTTAGTGTTCTTTCTTACTGAGGAATAAAGAagattttaagaaatctctattGCTTGATAATCtcatgctattttttaaagtatagataAATCATATAATAAGGGATTCATTAGAGTCCTAAGTCAGTAATTATGAATTTAAATAATGCCTTCTAAATTGATAGGTTTTATCCTCCTTCTTGGTTTATGTCTACTctaaaaaactttaaagttttctaCAATTACTAATTTTTGtcctcttttttcctgccttcaaaCTTCTGTCTTCAGAACTAGCTCaagtaacaaatatttctttaaatggaGATGAAACAAGCATTATCACACTTGTTTAGTTTTTATACTGGTCCATAGGATAATTTTACAGGATGCTCActtaaaaaaggaacagaggaagTACAAACTTGGGTAATAGTACTGATAGTATTAAGGGTCAGTGCCAAAAGAGCTTCCTCAAGTTCTTAGCAAACAGGTGTTCACATCATTAAACTCACTAACTCTATTTTCCCAGCTGTGGATAAACTCAAATGATGGGTCAAGGACTGAGTATTGTGGAAACCAAACACTCAGCTCCAGGAATAATGATGAAGTATTAAGAACTATCTGAGATAATGCTGCAATTGCTTGTGCATTCCCTTTTGGTCATTTACACATATAACTTCCAGGTACATAGGGTCTATACcagggaaaagggaggaaaagcaaTGTAGTTCAGTGTCAAGTGCACTACAGGATACAAGAGTCTTCatctctacatttattttatgaacTTGAGCAGGTTATTTAATTTTGCTGTGTTTCAATAACTTCCTATATAAATATACACTTGACAATAACTGCCCTACTTAACTCACAGGATTATGGGGGAAATGAATAACTTATGAAGTCTGCAAAGATTTGTAAGCATTTACTGAAATTTTtggtttgagatttttgtttcttttgctcttcCACCTCCTTTCATTCACTGTTGGGGGCCTTGTGAGTCACTATTAACCCTTCTCAGAAAAGATCAGCCAGTAGGAGGATAacaattcttctttttctctttcttcaataTCTGAGAAGGCCTTGTTCCCCCAAAATTTTGAGCATCTGCATATACCAACAGAATCTCAGCATTGGAGGGACCTTAAGGGTCTTCTGGTCTAATATTGCTACTGATGCTTGAGAGAACATTTGAGTGCTTATTGTGTTCTGTGACCTTACAAAGGTAACCCTCCACTCTCCTCTACTTCCTCCAACTCCCATTTGTTTGCTGAAGGTAGAAGTGAATACATGTCTTCTTGCCTTTAGTCACTAAATCCTGTGGACTTTTCCTTGGAATATCCTTTTTAAGTCCTCTGCTAACATCCTCATTTTGGCCCACATCTACCTTGCTCTAATATGTTATGAAACCTTCCTGgctcttctctccctgtctttggTTTACAAATTAACATATAAGCTtcagatctcatggtttatagTTGAAATGATATTATTATACTGCCTTATTTTGTCAAATACCCTTTTCTCCCTAAGTATGTCTTTCCTACACAACCAAATTTAAATTCCTGGAAGGTAAGTCCCTTTTTTTGCATATGTCTTTGAAGCCCCTCCAGCATGCAGCAAGCACCAGGGTCCTTCACATGGATAATCAATACTAATTAGGTGGGTGCCCAAAACTAATGCCTCTGAATTGATGCCAAGGAACAAGAGATCTGCAGTTCTGTAATATGTCcaaatactattatttatttgtgaCTAAAGAGACTTATCTGGATCACTTTCTAGATGGAACTTAACAGGAATTTCACCTGTTGAAAGCCAGTGGAAATGCTCCAgtttccctccctgtccccctacatttttaaacaaatatataaatttcttCATCCCTACCAAATACAAGAGCAGTATAACTGTCTTCACATGTTTTCATTGGATGCTAGcatccccatcatcatcatcatttgaaACTAAGTGTGATATCCTTTAGTACGTACTCAGAAAGATCTAGCACAGtataaaagcaaaccaaaatttTTCCTCTCCCAGAATATGCCAAATTTAAGTCAAACCTTAAAAGAAGATAGCAGTAAGTAGGCAGTGAAATTCTTTGATAACCCTAAGTATATTTAACAGGAAAGTCTGATCCCATATGCATTCTGTACGGGTCCCATATCAGGTGAGGATTTTGACTCAAATGTTTAATATGAATTTGGTCCTCTTCAGAGACAGATCTGCCTGTAAACAATTCAAACATCCTAGAAATGCAATTCCCCTTTCTTATCCCACTTCCCACATTTAACAAGAATTTTCTAAGAATAGTATACTCACTTTTTCCCCCACTTAAGGTCTAAGTCCCAGACAATAAGGTAAATTAGAAATTCACGCAACTGATACTTCCtagttttttttctgttcttcaacACACTTGAAACCACATCCACACAGCTTATTAAATTATTGTATTTAGTTGGGAATgcttggggttggggagaggtgCAGAAGGAGGCAGTACAATGACGAGAAAGAGGCTGAACTTTTGAAAATAGTACATTTTAGTATGAtgatggagagaagagaaatgaaaaaacaaattggCTATGTCAGTTCAGTTGCCATGTGTGGAATGATGCTCAAATCCATAGTGCAGATTGTTTGGGAGCAAGTGTTGAGAGGGATGTGGTACTGCAGGGCTGGAGGTGGAGAAAGAGCATCAGGGGAGAGCTAGGCAGTGCATGAGAGTGGCCCTGGTGACAATCTGCACAAGGGAGGAGCCATGGTTAAAGCTATAGGGAAAGCCCATCTTGTGGTGACACACTGGTTGGGCTACTCAACTCACTGTTGATTCCTGGcacaatatttgaaaattaagcaCTGGAGAATTGGAAAGGCTTTAACTTATGtaaaaatcaatacaaataaGAAATGATTGCATCTTTGAGACCCTCTACCTTAAATGGTATATAGATTGTTTCCAGTACAACCTGATGCTTGTTGGTGGGGGTGCGGTGGGTTCTGTAGTGGGGAAGCCCTCTGACACACTGGATTCATCGTGTAGAGCGAACAAGTTATCGGCTGCATCCCTACTCTGAGTCCAAATGTCACAGCTGTCATGCCACTGAAACGCTATTCCCACATTTATGTCCATATTTATGTCCTATATGCCATCAGAAGGTTTCAGTGTGGAATTTCACCTCTAACTTTTCACTCCTCACAATGACAGCTCTAGGGCTATGAGCCCGAAGGCACACTAGGTAGCAATTTGGCACTGTTCCGAGGCCACTTATTCCCAAGTAGACTGCCGGGAGACAGGTAGGTGATGTTTGGGTGACATTAAGTGAGCAGGGTACAGAGAAAAGAAGCTTCCTTAGGAGACCAGGAATGCGGTCATCTCTACAACAGGGTCACTGTTAGCATTGGGAATCTAGAAAGTGAGATGTTACGCACAGTTCCAAATACCTCGGATCCACGTCGTCTCACCTCACCCCCATCTCTCAGAACGCGCGGCTGTGGCGCATGCGCACTGAGCCACACCCGCTCCCCACGGAGCCCTGCGTCTATCTGCCGGGCTTTGGCAGCCTCTCCAAATTACTCAGCAACGCCCCGCTCCACCGTCACCTCCCCCCACAACTCCGACCCCTGCAGCGCCTAGGCCTCTTTCCCAAGGTGCAAATGCCCCCGGAGATCACCCAgacctccctttctccctcttcccacagtCCCCCTACCTCCCGGCCTCTGGCGTCTGCGGCCGctagcccctctccctgcccacgcAC
This region of Felis catus isolate Fca126 chromosome X, F.catus_Fca126_mat1.0, whole genome shotgun sequence genomic DNA includes:
- the RAB9B gene encoding ras-related protein Rab-9B — encoded protein: MSGKSLLLKVILLGDGGVGKSSLMNRYVTNKFDSQAFHTIGVEFLNRDLEVDGRFVTLQIWDTAGQERFKSLRTPFYRGADCCLLTFSVDDRQSFENLGNWQKEFIYYADVKDPEHFPFVVLGNKVDKEDRQVTTEEAQTWCMENGDYPYLETSAKDDTNVTVAFEEAVRQVLAVEEQLEHCMLGHTIDLNSGSKAGSSCC